From Malaclemys terrapin pileata isolate rMalTer1 chromosome 15, rMalTer1.hap1, whole genome shotgun sequence:
GGAGATGGCGAACTTGTAGCAGTCGTCCTGGGACGTGGCCACGTCCTCGACGGGGCGCAGGTATTGCTGGAAGGAGACCAGGGGATGGGTGTTATCAGAGCCCCTGGGGAGCAGGGCGCAGAGAGCTCCAACCTACAGCTGCGTTCTGAGGAGCAGCCACCTCCCTGGAGCCCCAGCTCACTGGCCCGGGACTCGTGGCTTTACCACTCTGAGTCCAGGGCAGCCCCCTTCACTCAGCAACGCCCAGGccagcctgggaaggggcaggagaagCGTGCACATGCAGGGCCCCTTATGGAGAGAGGGGCCAGCTCTGAGTTGGGAGCCCCCCGGCCTCCCAAATAAAATCCATGGCGTTTGGTGCTGGCCCATGTCCAAGGGCGCTGCTCCTGCGGACCCCCAGGGACTGAGCTCTGCGGCTCCTTCCCGCTCACACGCTCCCCGAGTGCTGCCTGTGAGCGCCCAGCCCTGGCCTCGCTCGCCCGCCCTGCCCCGTCGGGGACCCACCTGGGGTAAGATGGTGATCCGGAAGGACTGGTTCGTCGCCTCGCCCATCAGGTAGAGCGATATGACTGGGAAGATGTGCCAGGGGGTGGTGCCGACTTGCCAGCAAACCAGCTGTTCCCCCAGCCAGAAGCCATCCGGGAACTTCTCCGTCTGCcccggggggaaggagagagaccgTGAGACTGTGCTGGTGCTCAGTGACTCGGGCTAGACGGTGTCGGTGCAGGGTGTCCGTGGGGGGGACCCTTCCCTCCAGGGCGGAGCTGATGATGGGGTGGGGTGTTGTCATGCTAGTGACTCTTTTAGCGGAGGCACGAAAGGAAGGCCCTGCCGGTCTGTGCTCTGTGTCATGGCGCTCTCCCCAAGGCAGGGCTGCGTGCCCACAGCCTCCGAGCCGCAGGTCAGCTCACATTGTAAGTGTCCCACTTCCCCAAGTTTCCTTGCAGTTTCAAACGGAAACagcattcttcacttcctgtcctagccAGCTGCCACTTTTtaccccagagggggctgcctTTCAGTGGTGGGCGAAGTGACCCCTGAATATAGTCTGCTAAGCATTCTGTGAGAGCCGGGTCACAGTGGCTTGGTCTCTGGGGCCCTCAGCATTCACCAGGGACCCGGCTGGGGACGGGAGGGGCTAGGGTTTGCCAGAGAGCGATACTGACCGAAGACACCGTTTTGATGGATTTCACTGCAGCCTCAAACACCTTCTTTGGCAGCCGGAGGTTGGTGGTCCCGCTGTCCACGATGCTCTTGTCGTAATTATACTGTGGGGGCGAGACGGCGAATGAAGCACCAGCCCCTGCTTCTCTCCTTCTCCGTGGGCCCCCCGAGGCAGCacccgccctgctccccacttaGCTGCGCCAGACAGGAGGATGCCAACAGACTTAAACAACTGTTCCTGAGGGAGGCGGGGTCAAAGCCCCGGGCTTGGGCTGATGCCAGCTGAGCAGGTCGCCTCCCGCTGCCAAGGCGCCTGCTCTCCCCCAGCAGAACTTCGCTGGCTGCGTGGAGCCTGCCAAAGGCAGCCGGGGAGGCAAAGTACGGAGCGTGTCTGGCTGCAGAGCTCAGCGGGCAGTTCCCCGGCAGACCCTGGGCACAGGGGATTTGTCACATGTACTAATCCAGGGCCAGGCGTGTGTGCTGGCTGTGGGACCGGGACTGGCGCATGCACCTGGAGAAGTACTGATCTCCCTGCTCCGGACGAGGAATGGGCCTGCACACAGACAACTCGCCCCATTCACTGTCTGCGTCGTGCTGCTCTGGGCGAGGGGCCCCTGCGCCGCCTCCAACCTCCCCCCCTCTCCTGGGCACAACGGGCCTCAGTGTGTAGGGCCAGGGGGTGCCCCCATGCGCCGCACgggtctgcagggagccagaCCCACGTGGTGTGCGAGCTTGAAgcccagcctccctggccaccatCCCTGCTGTGCTGATACGTTGGCCCCGTCAGTGCCACGGAAGGGCTGAGAATCAGGGTGTGCCGGGGGCTGGGGGAACAGTCCCCACTATTTCTCTCTGCACCTCCCACAGGCATGTGGCCCTCGCTCGTGCAGCCACGGACGCGTGGCCTCCCACCCCCGTCACCTCCTTGCAGTCCATCTTCAGGTCCTGCCCATTGATCTCCATCTTAACGATGATGACCTCGTAGTACCACTCCTTGCGGATGGGTGTGTACCAGATGCTGCCAACGTGGAGGGAGTGGTCCACGCCCCCGATgatctgcagcagggagaggggggtgaGCTGCCATCAGCCCCGGGAGCGGGGCACAACCGTGGGGCTTGTGgacaggagcgctgccagcttttctgccgtcctaggcggcagaaggtcccgccctgaaatgccgccccccacagaggcagtggaaggtcccgccgctgaaataccgccgcggtcaccgccccccaaattgtagcgccctaggcaaccgcctaggtcgtctaatgggttgcgccggccctgcttgtggaAAAGGAAATGGGGAACCAGCGAGAACGCTGACTCTGGAACCAGTCCCCGAGGGTGGGTGGGGCGCTCTCTGCCTCGCGACCCCCTGGCATTGCTGCAGCCAGCGCCTGGCACCGCCCCGAGCCCAGGGTCCCAGCGCTGAGCTGAGCCCGCACACTCACCATGCTGCCCCCGACCGACGCCAGGGCCTCGGACTCGTTGGGAGAGAAGCCGGCCCcgcagagctgcagggagaagatgttgggcACCCGGGTCTGCTTCACCAGCGAGTTGAAGAAGGGCTCCAGGGTGTCGTCAGGCTGATGGGGGACACAGAACCACAGAGCTATGAGCAGCCGGGAGAGACGGGGCAGCTGAGAGTGCTCCTCGGGGACCCCGCGGAGGCCTGGCTCCATTCCCCTGCACTTGCTACAGAGAGACCTGGTGTTGGGCTCCAGGTGGCCGACACGTTTCTGAAAGCCAGAGCCAGTTCCCCCAGGGACTGTGTGTGGGTGACAGCAGAGCTAAGAGGAGAGGGGATTTGCCCGCTCCAGCAAGGCATGCCACCAGCAGGGCAAGGAGCAGCCGGGAATTTAGGTCTGGCTGATGGCAGACTGGAAATATCAACCGGCTGAGATAGCCTCATCCCCAGTGTCTAGAGCAGCGTGTCCTGGGTCACTGATACAGCCAGGCCTGGGGGGCAGGACACGGGTTCTGGTCCCAGTGCTGCTACAGCCTCGGGCAAACTGCAgtctccctctgtgcctcagtttccccttataTAAGATGAGGGCAGCACTAGGTGGCTGCCTTGTGGGAGGGCTGGAGAAAGGCAGGGTGTTATTGCTCTCCTCTTTGcagggctgggtttggggtgcattGATAAAGCCAATAGCTGAGTGGCatggggctgggtttggggggcagtgatAGAACCAATAGCCAAGCGCTGTGGGGCTGGGTATGGGGGCCAGTGACGGAGCTGGTGGCCGAGGGACTGGGTTTGGGGCGTAGTGACGGAGCCGGTGGCCGAGGGGCCAGGTATGGGGACCAATGATAGAGCCGGTGGCTGAGGGGCcgggtttggggggcagtgacAGAGCCGGTGGCCaaggggctgggtttggggggcagtgatGGAACCGGTGGCTGAGGGGCCGgagggctgggtttggggtgTAGTGACGGAGCCGGTGGCCGAGGGtccaggtttggggggcagtgacGGAGCCAGTGGCCGAGGGTCcgggtttggggggcagtgacGGAGCTGGTGGCCGAGGGTCcgggtttggggggcagtgacGGAGCCGGTGGCCGAGGGGCTGGGTTTGGGATGCAGTGACGGAGCTGGTGGCTGAGGGCTGGATATGGGTTTGGGGAGCATTAACAGAGCTGGTGGCTGAGGGGCCGGGTTTGGGGTGCAGTGCCGGAGCTGGTGGCTGAAGGGCTGCGTATGGGTTTCGGGAGCATTAACAGAGCCAGTGGCTGTGGGGCAGAGTTTGAGGTGCTGGATGTGCTCCCATACacagcagctgcctggcccctccTAGGCCTTGTGGTGCTGAACCCCATCCAGGCCGGCGGCGCCGCGCTCACCCGGGCGATTTCGGCATAGGCCAGCCCCAGAATTCCTTCCCAGTTTGACCCGTTGATGAAGAATTTGTCGGACTCTGTGATGGCAGCGATGTTGGCGCGGACGGTGACGTTTGGGCCATGGGGGATGGTGACCAGGTCCGTCCCCAGTTCACCTTCCCATTTGCCCTGGGTATATGGCACGTAGACCCCTTTCCGCAAGTCCCGGTAGGTGCTGGACCTGCAACGAACGCCAAAGACAGGAGCAAGCCCTCAGGCTAGTTCTACTGGAGcatgggaggagctggggaaagggtgggagtgtgtggggtgggcagggatctgggggagggatggCCATCTGGGCGGGGCCAGTGAACCCCTGGGATTGTGGAGCTGAGAATCGGTGACGGTGCAAATCTCCATGTTTATCTGCGAGTGGAGGGATTGTGAACTCACATGTATGAATGTGTGTGCGAGCAGACATACGTCTGGGCTACATGCTGGTGAAACTGGCCGCATGTCTGTGTGTCCCTAGCCCACCTGCACCTCCACAGTTGGACTATGACCCCCTCCCTGAGACACCAGAGGTGCCCAGGCTAGACTGAACTGTAGCATCCCCATAGGCCCCCTCTgctgctggccccaccccaaagggagccccccagcagctccaaatGCTCCTTCGTGTGGTCCCCGCACCGGGACCAgattgcagctgtcagtgtgcaCAGGGCACTCTGAACCCTGGGGCTGATTCTAgggcatggggggtggggctcCCCCTCCTCAGACCCTTGGGCCAGGGTCATGGGAGCACAATGGGCCCAGCCAAGGGGAGGGCGATGAACAAGCCCAGACATTGTGCCCAGTGGCTCAGAGGCCGGGCAGTGTTGTAATGTGCCGGGGGGGGACTCCTTTGCCCCACTCAGCACAGAAAGGGGCCATTGAGTCCCGCCCCAGCGCAGACGCAGCCATCATGGAGGCCAACCAGCATCTGGTCGTGTCGGCCCTGAGCCCGGGCTGGCGCCGTGCCCGGCACgtacagtgtgcaggaaggggctgctCTGtgcccggctgccagggagaggccTGCACAGGCCCCCTCCGGTTCCCCACCAGGCCGGCAGCTGCCTGGGGTATCCCAGCGATGGAGCACGCAGGAGCCAGCCATGCGGCCGGCCTGGGGAGCGATTCCTGGGCCCGGCAGAGGCCCCCAGACGCTCTCCCAGAAGCAGTCTCAAGGGTGGCTCCCCGCGTCCAGGGCCTTTACGTCGCTCCAAACTCCCCGTCTGCAAGGTGAGGACAGACACGTCCCTTGGGCCGCCCTCTGCCTGGTCTACCTAGAGAGCTGGCTGGCTGAGCCGGGACCCTCTCCCGAGGAGCCTGTGCGGTGCCCAGTGCCGGGGTCCTGCTGCCAGCTGGGACCCTGAGGTTCTGCAAATAATGACACCAACGGGCTGCAGTGATGGGTGGCGTGGGAGGAGCAGTGGCAGACGAAGAAGGGGGTCTGACGACAGAGAACAGCAATAAACACTGTTCCAGGCAGGAGGCCAGATTCAGGTCAGTCAGCCGGCTGTAAATCCGGAGTGGCTCTGCTGCAGTGGATGGGCTTACTGCACGTTTATACTGGCATCCCTGGGCGTTGGTGCATGCAGGCCAGTGACCCCTCAGACCGGCCTCGGAGCTGGAGCTCGCTCTGTCCGTGCTGTGTGGAGCGATGGTTCATCTCATTACTCCATGGGCGCACGCTGGGGGCCCCGGAGCGGGCCCAGTGACTAAACCTGGCCATTGCTGCCAGCACCGGCCCCAGCCTCGTGCACCTGCTCCTTTCCTGCCCGTAATTCCTCTCCCCGGAGGGGAACCGCCAGGGCTCTGCGAGTGCTCGCGGGGGGCCACGGGGCAGCCTCGCCTCATGCAGCTCTTGGGGCTGAGCCCAGAACCGCCACCCTGCCCGAGGGGGGAGCCCAGCGAACCCCCAGTGGGTTCCACGCCAGAGAGAGCCGGCCCCTCGGGAGCCTCCTGGGCCTGCCCTCTCCGAAGTGGGATAACCAGCCGACCTGAGCAgcgggtgcagggagggagcatTCCTGGGGGCTGTGGTCTGAGGGCGATGGCTGCTGTCAGCTCAGGGCGTGATTCCGTGAGAAGCGGCTTCCGCAGGCTACCAGGCCAGGGACCCAGAGCAGCAGATGGGGcgcggggagggggcacaggttgggggtggagaggggcacCGCGATCTCTGCTTGGGCTGCTGTGGCCAGGACCTCCCTTCACAGCAGCCCCCTCAGCATCTAGCTATGTCGGGGGCCCTGGGCCCAGCAGGCAGCCCCTGGCACTGCCACAGCTGGGGATGCTGGCTCAGAGCAGGGCCCCCTCCCCAAGAGGGGGAAGAGCAAAGTGGGGGTCCCATGGGAGTTGCTTTTTGGGGCCAGGGCGGTGGGTGCCCCATGGCTGAGCCACCAGGCGGGGTGACTGGGCTTCCCCAGTGCAGCGCCGCGCTCTGCCCCGCCAGCCTCTAGCACTCCGGCCATACTCACAGCTGTCGCTGGTAGTACCTCCGCAGGAAGGCGTGCGGCGCTGCCCCCACGGCAAAGTTACTGCTCCCCGTGTCCACCAGAATGttcagctggggaaggagaggggggagccACGTTACTTAGGAACAGGAAACGTCAGTGCTAGTAgcgccccacccctgcctggctccGTGGGGTAGCCAGCCCCTGCCATGGCCTGGCCTCTGGTGCGCTCTGGGCTGTTAATGCCTTAGCTTTTAATGTTTGCATTTATCCACAGGGTGGGGAGAGTGGCAGTGCCCAGATTTCCTCTGCCCACACCCTGTGCCCCAGGGGCCTCCCCGGTGCCCAGTCCTGAGTCCCCCAGCTCCAAAGCCATCTGGGAACGGCCCTTGCTGTCACTATTCCCAGGGAAGCCTCAGACTTCAGctctccagccccactccctccGCGGCTGTCTGCAATCAGCCTCTgcaagcggggggaggagggggttgctGCGGCAGGACACCCGACTCCTGCCACCTTGCAGGAACCAGCCCACTCAGCAGCATGGCTGGGCACTGCGGAGGTATCCACTTCCCTGCGGGGCAGGGCGGGAGAGCCAGGACTGCACCAAGGGCTCCGCATTACTCCGGCGGGACACCCTGGGGGGCGCCAGGCATGGTGCAGCCAAGCTCCGGGGGCTTAAATCGGAGCCCAGGGAATGGCTGGCCGCATCAGACCAGGGGTCATCCAGCTCAGGGCCTGCTCTGCCAGTGGCCGGCCCCGCAGCTGCACAGGGAATTCCCCCTCTAGGACACTTCTGGGACTCCAGGCCCCCTGGGAAGGGTCCCTCCCTGGGAATCGCCCCCAGCCACCCTCACCCTGTAACTCCTGCCCGGGCCCCCTTCGGGGCATTGGGTCCAGCGCTGATGTGGAAGGAAGAGTCCAGTCCAGTGAACCAGTGTCCCCACCTATGCCTGGCAGTGCCAAGTACTGGCTCAGCTTGACCCCAAGGTGCCGGGCAGGGGGGTAGATGGGCATTCAGAGGCACGAGAGCACAGGTCGAGCAAATCCCTTCAGTCACGCAAGTGAGGAGGGTGTTCCCTGAATGCCCCCCAGTCCCACACTCCCAGGGGAGCAACGGCAGAGCAGGGTGAGTGGAACAGAGAGAAGGAGATCAGCTCCAGGCCCTGGTGACATACCCTGCTCAGAATCCTTCCCATCAATTTGCACAAAGGGATCTGGCTACTGCCCCTAAACTCCAGGCAGACCCTTGCCCCCTTTGCAGGCTCAGCCCTtgcaatggggcagggggagatgctCGGTTCCACTGGGTATCAGTTCtactccagggcctctgcctgcTGATTTGCCAAGACCGCCTTGTCTCACAGCCCCCAGAGGGGCTTCTGCTCTTCATCTGCAGAGCCAGAGGGCACTTGTGCTAATCAGAAATTCACTccggctgcagcggggagagttGTCCCAATGAAGCTCTGACACCAGGCTCTCAGCACTGCACCTCCCAGAGCAGGCTTTTCCTATTGCCACTGCCTCAGTGCGCTGCTAGCTCAATGTCGTGCAACAAACCACTGCCTCAGCGCGCTGCTAGCTCAATGGCGTGCGACGCGCCACTGCCTCAGCGCGCTGCTCGCTCAATGGCGTGCGACGCGCCACTGCCTCAGCGCGCTGCTCGCCCAATGGCGTGCGACGCGCCACTGCCTCAGCGCGCTGCTCGCCCAATGCCGTGCGACGCGCCACTGCCTCAGCGCGCTGCTCGCCCAATGGCGTGCGACGCGCCACTGCCTCAGCGCGCTGCTCGCCCAATGGCGTGCGACGCGCCACTGCCTCAGCGCGCTGCTAGCCCAATGGCGTGCGACGCGCCACTGCCTCAGCGCGCTGCTAGCCCAATGGCGTGCGACGCGCCACTGCCTCAGCGCGCTGCTAGCCCAATGCCGTGCGACGCGCCACTGCCTCAGCGCGCTGCTAGCTCAATGCCGTGCGACGCGCCACTGCCTCAGCGCGCTGCTAGCTCAATGCCGTGCGACGCGCCACTGCCTCAGCGCGCTGCTAGCTCAATGCCGTGCGACGCGCCACTGCCTCAGCGCGCTGCTAGCTCAATGCCGTGCGACGCGCCACTGCCTCAGTGCGCTGCTGGCCCAATGCCGTGTGACGCGCCACTGCCTCAGTGCAGCACCGTGTACTGCTGTCGCAGTGCCAGGCTGTCTCAGTGCAGTGCTGTTTCACAGTTAGGTTCATTGCTTGCTTGGCTCACTGATGAATTCTTTGTGAGCTATTTGGGTGAGGAAGGGCCTCTGCTTGGAACAGTCACCGAGCAGCGAGATGTTTCTCCTTTGCCTTATGTTCCTGCATCGACCCCTCCTCCTTGCAGAAACAAATCCATTTCCATGTCAGTGGCCTCTGACACAAGCCTGCGCTCTGCTCCCTGAGGGGTCCCTGGTCACATGCTCTGTGATACCATGACAGCAGCCTCCTCGCAGCTCCCAAAACACGTCCTCAGCCTAACCTGGGAAAACACACCCGGCTCCAGCATCAGCTTTCCCCAGCCATCAGAGGCACAAAAGAACCCCCCCCTCGCCCGCCCTTCTGCCCCTGaagccctggggggcgggggcagagagcagccccctctgctcagGTGGGACCCACGGCAAGTGCCAGCCACCTACTGGGTCTTCCTGTGAGCAGCGAGGCCCACCCAGAGGGAGTTAAcgcctcactcattttcactccCTGCAAAGTACTGGGGCTTTAACATGTCATTAGCGGCCTTCTTACACCAGGACTCCTCTGCCCCTCCGTCTGGCCCTTTAGACCCCTGCTAGCCAGGCCCTACgcctcacacagctctgcccatgtCCCGCAATCCTGCTCCACCCCTCATTATCTGCTTTAGAAACTGCCCTTGTGCCATAACTGTGTCCTAGATGGGTGTTGCTCTGCGGGGTGGTGAAAAGCAGGGCGGGGGGCACTGCTCACACCCCCCAGCGACGTGTTTCACAGGGTGGAGCGGTACAGCAGCCTAATGCACCCTCCGGACGAGCCCCCCTCGGCCGTGTGTAAGTCAAAGGTTTAAGAGCACCCAGAGACACCGTCAGCAGCTGGATCGCAATTGATACAGCAACACCTGCGCTAAGAACCCCATCTTCACTAGGCAACCCAGCGTCTGCAGCCCCCGCCTCTAAGCCCCTCTGCACGGCTTCCAGTGCCTTTCTGTTTCATCCTTAATTAAAGGCCATCTGTGCTAGGCAACTGATCCCTTTTTCTAGTCCCTTGGGTGGCCACTTAAGAGAAGTCTCGCTGGACCAATACCCCGCTAAACAGGCAACATatagcagcagggagagaggatcaGCCCAGCAAGGCGAATGGTTCACATCCTGAGACCTTACCCCATCCGCACAAGAGCAGTGACCGAGGTGGGGCCCTGGGGAGCACACAGGTAAAAGCTGCAGGGTATCTGGGACCTGTGTCCTGGTAACAGGGTAAAGGCTTTGGACGGCCCAGGCGCTGTCAGATACCTGGGACCGGGCTGACACCATCATTCACATCTGGGCCCAGTGCGCACGAAATGGCATTTCATGTGGTGTAAACGACAGCACGAGGTGCAGGGcaggaggatcaggccctgtgaacTCGGGTTTGGGGGTTTCACAGGGATAGCACCTCTCTCCCAGAGACTCCACCCAGGCATTGCTCTGGACTGGGACATGGGAGCCAGCAGCACCTAGCCGGGTGTGTCGGAGAGGCCTCTCCACTCCGGAATTCACCCCCGGCGCCCTTGGTCCGACGGAGCCTCCGTCTATGGAACTCCCGGGTTCCCTGCAGACACATCTCTGCTCCGGAGGGCGAGAGGTTGGGGAGGGGCCCATGGGTGGCTGGGAGTGGTCACATGCTGACATTGCCACAATATGCAATGGGCTCTAAAGTCTGACTTGTTGCTGAGCCTACAGCCGGGCGGGTCCGAATGGCGGAAACGGGGACTCCCAGTGGAATGAAATACATTATTGAGAGTGACTGCCTGgggaggtgctgcacagacccataATTACAGCACAATTGACATGGCATAAAAATCTAGTGTCCAGAGACATGAAACCTAACGAGGGAGACAGGGCCAaccaggaagggatgggggagggcggGAGGTGATGGGAAGGCAGCAGGACTTGGACAAGAAACAGCCTTCCCAATGGAAATGCCTCCAGGCTGATTCTTGGGGAGCAAGTTCCACCCTCTGGGGGCTGCCAGGGACCCCATCAAGGCACGTGATGCCCAAGCACAATCAGATGCCAGGCTGGGCTCTAGGAGGCATTCTGGATGCAGCCAGGGCCTGAGGACAAAGCTCATCACAGGCAGCATTAGTGAGGGATATCAGTGCTTAATGGCTCTGAAAAAGCCAGGGGTCTATCAtaatctgggagcagcagctttgGTAAGAAAGTGCTTAGAGTGCACCCATCGGTAACCCGGCTTGCTTATAAAACACAGCGTGCTGGTCTGCAACCCCTGGCAAACCCCCAGCATTGCTCGACGGGCTCAGCCAGTGAGTGCGTCCTGCACTCTTTGAGGTCGAGACACGGGCTGACATGTCCCACGATGTGAGCGGGCCAAGGGGCTTGAGGCTAGCCACTAGCCAGCCCCTGTTTGGAGCTGGAGCCCCTTTAAGAACAGGAGTTGGGCCTGAGAGGGGATgatcagacccagctgggaagggggacaggtGATCTCTATAGAGTCTGAAAGAGCCCAGCTCAAGGGAGGGGCTACAGGAAGTTGGGAGGTAGTTGAGGAAGCTGATGTTGAACTGATTTAGTGTGATTGGAGAAGAAGTTGGGTCTGAAGGAAGGGCCTGAGCAGACCTTGGGCTTGGTGCTCgtccttcctgggctggggaaAGTCTCTAGCAGCCCTACACAGGGCGTGTGCATTCATGTGCAAATTGGGGGCAGCCCCTGGCTGCTGGTGAGTGGCCAGTGGGGCCCCTAGGGTGGGCGAAGGTCAGAACCCCGGGCTCCCCTGGCTGTGCAGCAGCACTGCACTCTGCAGGCCTTTCTGGTGGCCAGGCAGGAGCCCCACCTACGGCGGCCAggaagagaggggcagcagggagctgaagAGCCAGTCTGCCTGGACAGGGCTGTGCACCCAaaggggcctggctgctgagtGAAGGTGAGTTACAGACTGGTGCCGGACACAGTCCGTGTGTCCCATGCCTGGAGCTGTGGCACACAGACCCCTGGGTGGCTGGGCCCGTTAACAGGCAGATTCTTAGCCGGGCTGTACTTGGCAGTGGTGTCTGGGCTTCTGAAATTAACCAGGGCAGAAGCTGATTTGACCCTGATCCTATGTGGGGCTTAGCTCCCATTGTGGGTGCTGAGTGCTCTGAGTTTGCGGGATTGGGCCCTTCCTCTTTAAGCGGGATTTTCCTCTTCGTTTTTTTAATTTGACTTAAGTTGCGCTGCTTCATTCTCCATTCGCATCTGAGTGAGCATGACCCAGTATTACTCTTAGACTAAGGAGCCCATAAGGCAGCGGTTCTCCATCAGGGAATGTGCTGAGGTCTGCCGGGGGGTCCATCAGCTCCTCTGGAGACTTGCCTGGTTCTGCAACAGGCCACGTAAATAGCACGAGTGGAGTCAGTACGAACTACAAtgtcagacaatgacttgtttatgctgctctatatactaggccagtggttctcaaactcttgtactggtgacccctttcacacagcaagcctctgagtgtgaccccccctatACAGTAAAAACacccttttatatatttaacaccattataaatgctggaggcaaagcgagctttggggtggaggctgacagctcacgacccgcccatgtaataacctagtgaccccctgaggggtcctgacccccggtttgagaacccctgtactataCACTGACGTAAGTGCaatgtttatattccagttgattgaTTTTATAACGAGTCTGCCATTGTTCAGcactagtgtggctgtgacacttatatttttatgtctgattttgtaagtttgTAAGTGAGGTGAACCTTGGGGGGTAGGCAAGACCAATCAGACTCCGGAAAGGGGATAGACCGTGGATCCATGTAAAGGATCTAGAGTGCAGTGGCTTTGCTGGTGGTAGAGCGGCAGTGCTGGGTGTGCAGGGCTCCCTTCGTGGAGAGCaagggagggcaggggctggggaagaATTCCAAAGCTGGCTGGAGGGGCAGAGCGGTG
This genomic window contains:
- the BACE1 gene encoding beta-secretase 1, which encodes MAHMLPWLLLWLGSGMVRASQPHLGIRVPLRNGMGTLQQAHRMQRSAEEEREDSRQRSSFMNMIDNLRGKSGQGYYVEMTLGSPPQKLNILVDTGSSNFAVGAAPHAFLRRYYQRQLSSTYRDLRKGVYVPYTQGKWEGELGTDLVTIPHGPNVTVRANIAAITESDKFFINGSNWEGILGLAYAEIARPDDTLEPFFNSLVKQTRVPNIFSLQLCGAGFSPNESEALASVGGSMIIGGVDHSLHVGSIWYTPIRKEWYYEVIIVKMEINGQDLKMDCKEYNYDKSIVDSGTTNLRLPKKVFEAAVKSIKTVSSTEKFPDGFWLGEQLVCWQVGTTPWHIFPVISLYLMGEATNQSFRITILPQQYLRPVEDVATSQDDCYKFAISQSSTGTVMGAVIMEGFYVVFDRARKRIGFAVSTCHVHDEFRTAAVEGPYVHPNMEDCGYNIPQTDESTLMTIAYVMAAICALFMLPLCLMVFQWRCFRCLRRDHNDFADDISLLK